The genomic interval TGCTCAAAATAACCAAAGTGATAAGCTCCTCGACCATCAAGCTTTGATAAGGTGCTGTAACTCCAGGGAGAGAGATGAACTTGTTGCTCAATCGCTTCCACCCACGTTATATCATGCGCGGTTAATGGCCTAATCACGCTCGCCTCCTAAGCTTTGTTTTATTTGGTGCCATAGATGTCTTTTATGTGCTTGGGAAGCATTGATCACCGCTAAACTGGGTGAGATCAAAACTGAAATATCACTATGATCAAGCGCAGTCGGATCGCAACCGCAAAACCACACCCAACGCAAAGCTTGTTGATCAATCGTGCTGATATCACGGGGGAAAACATGCCCAACTTGAGACAACGTCAGGCCCATACTTTGCGCTATCTTTTGCAACAAAGTCGAGTAGTTTTGGCTGGGTTTCTCTGACATCACTAACAATAATTGGCAGTCATTGACCGGTGAAATTTTTTTCGCTTGGTAACCAAGCAAACGTTCTGGATGAGTGAGTTGCCAGGTACTGATACCCATCTCAGACAAATATGAAGAATGATTTTCACGCATTAGCTTAACAGTACAATAATCAATAGAATTTAAACAAACAGTTGTTTTTGTTCTGGCGAGAATAAAAAACTTGGATTGTTCGGACAGGATGTCGATGAGGGAGCCAAACTTAACCAAGCCCAATGGGAGGCGTCGAGATCAGCCTTGTCTACTGCTATCTTATCCGCCGTGCTTTTATAAGCCCACCAAGCACCTTGATGAGTCACACAAGTGGAATAACTTAACTCACTAAGTGTTTCAAGCCCATATTCGATCAACGCCTCTTTCAACGACCCATCACGCTGAAAGGAAGGAGAAAGAGTTAACGCACACAGCCACTGAACAGACTGGGTCGATTCTAGTGCTAACTCAGTAAACAGTAAATGCCCCTGAATCATCCCGTCATCATCACAGGCAACCAATGACAATGTCATCTGCCCAGTTTGCCTTAATTTGCGAATGGCCCTAGGCAACTCATCAGAGTCACCGTAGTCAGTAACCAGTTGCTCAATCGGCAATATATCAGCGGGGGCTTCTGTGCGAATCAACATCCCAAATCCCTTAAAAATTAATGATATTTGTAACGATTTCACACTTTCGCGTGAACAATCGTAGAATTAAAATGGCTTTGACGAATTAGACTATATACTTACTCAAGTGAAAGCGATATTTTTTTCACGATTTTCTTTGTGTGAAAAAAATGAACCTTAAATGGCTCATATGGATATCACCTCACAATCAGGTCATGCTAGCATGACGCGTTTTTACAAAGTCTTTTATACACGCATTTTTAAGACAAAATATGTTCAAATTCACATCTTCAAATGTTGGTAGGTAGAATGCTTTCAGAGCAAATGCAGCACTGGTTTACGAGATTGACATCGAATAATACCTTCTTTTTTGCCATTTTAGACAGTCAACACAATTATTGCTTAGTCAACGACAGGTATTGTGATGTATCGGGTTTGTCCAAGACGGAATTGGTTGGAAAAAATGACCAACAAATCTTAGGGGACAACTTTTACCACAAGCTCAAACCCTATTATCAGCGTGCCATCAAAGGCGAGTTTATCGAGTCAGAAATTTCACTCGACGACTCCGATATCGAAACCAGTTTACAGTTTAGTATTACCCCACTCGATGAAGGGGAGCTCAAACGCTATTTGATTTTCCATGCTGTAGACACCTCTGAAAAACATTTGCTGGTTCGCTCCTTAGAAGAAGCTGAAAACAAGTTTTCTCACCTCCTTCACCTGCTCGATGATGGCCTACTGATGGTTGAAGATGACATTATTTTATCGGCCAATCCAGCCGCCGCCAAATTGCTTGGCTATAACGCGCCTAAAGAGCTACTTGGTGAGCAATTGTCTCGCTTGTTTGTCGATGCGCAAACCAAACAAAGCTTTGCCCGGCCGCTCAGCGAATTGTTGTCAACCACACCAACCCCTTGCTCAACCAGTGCTCGTTGTGGTTTTGAAAAAGCGATGACTCTGTGCGCCAATCAAACTTTTCAGTTTGGGGCACCGATTCAAATGGTCATGCTGCAATCAAGAAATTCACAAACCTCAACCCTCGACGAGCAACCCAAGGATAACATTGGTATTCAAGACCCTCTAACAAAGCTCTACAACCGCACAGGTTTTACCCAACGCCTAGAGCAATTTATTCGCAACAAAACGCCTTTGGTTCTCTTGTATCTCGATATCGATAACTTCAAGAATATTAATGACTCCCTTGGTCATCATATCGGTGACCGCGTGATCGAAGAAGTGGCGAAGCGGCTACAACGCTCTTTGCCAAAGCGTGCGATTCTAGGCCGATTTGGCGGAGATGAATTCGGCATTATGATTCCGGAAGCGGAGAGCACGCCCCATGCGATTGAGCAATTAGGGCAAAAAGTGATTAATCTCATCAACCAGCCGTTTGATTTACACCACTTTACCAAGCGTTTGGCCTGCTCTATTGGCAGTGTGGTTTATCCCACTAACGCCAAAGATGCACGCAGTTTGCTGCAAAGTGCAGACACCGCGATGTATGAAGCGAAAGAGCGCGGTCGCAATCGCTTAATCCAATTTCATGAGCAAATGAATAAAGAAGCGAGAATGAGACTATGGTTGGAGATTGAATTACAAAAAGCGCTGCAACAAAACGGCCTTGAAGTCTGGTATCAGCCTAAGGTGAATGCTCGTGATTTTACCATTCATGGCGCCGAAGCCTTAGTGCGTTGGAAACACCCGGTAGAAGGCTACATTAGCCCTGCCGCCTTTATCCCTGTCGCTGAAAAAGCAGGTCTTATTGAGCAACTTGGCAAAGTGGTCATGCGCGAGGTGTTCACGACAGTCAAAAAGTGGAAGCAACAAAATATTCTCCCTGGCAGGGTGGCGATCAACTTATCGCCAGAGCAATTTGGTAACTCCCTCTTGACACAATACATGGAAAAACTGCTCAAAGTGACAGGGTTGGATCCCAGCTGTATTACCTTTGAATTAACGGAGAGCGCAGTGATGAGTGACAGTGACCACACATTACAAATGCTCAACGCGATTAAAAAATTGGGCTTTTCGTTATCGATAGACGATTTTGGTACTGGGTATTCATCACTGTCTTATTTAGCTCGTTTTCCCATTGATGAGTTAAAAATAGACCGAGCGTTTGTCTGTGATATCGACACCTTACCCAAACAGGTCACCGTGATTGAAAACATCATTAACCTTGGACACGCACTAGAGCTCAATGTCGTGGCTGAAGGAGTAGAAAACCGAGAGCAAGCCAGTTTACTTTCCAATCTCAAGTGCAATTCAATTCAAGGCTTCCACTTTTATCGACCTCAACCCAAACAAGAGGTTGAGGTCTTATTTGCCAAAAATAAGCGTAACAAAAATTAATTGGTGAACAGGCTATTGGCGAATGAGATGAAAACTTTCATTTGATTTTCATCTCATTGAACGAGAGTCATTGCTCTGCACTGTCATCTTTCGCCGATGCCGACTCTTCCTCATCCAGAGTTAAGCTACGATAAATGTTGCCAAGCTCGACAAACGTATACCTGTGCTCTAAATAGTCAAAAACGTTATAAGATAAGACCAATTTATACAAAGAGATCGCATGGGCGTAATCTTGGTTGATTTGATATTTTTTGCCCATATAAAAGTACAACTCGGTTAAGCGCTCAGCGAGATCGTTATTGTTTTCGCTATTGTCCATCACCACTTGAAAGGCTTGTCGCTCACTAATTTCATCGAGCATGACAGCGACAATTAACCACCCCCAACGAGCGTTTCTCTGCTGATAACTCTCTGCTAAGTGGGCTTTAGCTTGTTGCGGGTCCACTTTTTGCTCAATGACATAGCGCCACAACACGCGAAAAGGATCACTGGGATCTTCACGCCAATAAGCGTTCATATCTTCGAGTGCCAACAAGTAGCGTTCGCCGTAATACAGGGCAATGGCGCGATTGCGCTGAGCAAAAGTATCTTGCGGGTTGAGCTCCAATGTCGAATCAAAAAATTGATAAGCATCATCAAAATTGGCCCTTTGCGTTTCATAGACACCAAGGATATTAAAGATTGCCGGTTGCTGGGGGTTGATCTTCAATGATTGAAAAAAATCAACGCGAGCTAACTCATCCAGCCCAACACTGTCATAGAAATGCCCTCGCTCAACCAACATTTTGGCCCTGACATCAGCCGGTAGGTTTTTTCGCGCAAGCAACTGCGTTAACTGAGCAATTTTCACTTGTTGTTCTGCCGAAGGCTGCAGCGGTACTGCCATAGCCGGAAAGACCCAATGTTCAGAAGTCTCCTGTTGAGTAGCGCAACCGCTCAGTAATAGTACTGAGCTCATTCCCAATAATGCTAACCATTTCACCACTCATATACCCCTTGTCAAAGAAAAAGGGAGCTATCGCTCCCTTTTGATATAGACACCAGTGAAACACAAAAGTGCTTAAGCAGCAAAAAGTTCTGCTTTATTCACCTGCATTATCTGCCGATGCTGGCGCTTGTTCTGCTTCTTCTGCTGGTTTCTCAACCGCTTCTTTCATGCTCAAACGCACGCGGTTTTGACGGTCAATTTCCAAGACCTTCACTTTTACTTCTTGGCCTTCGCTCAAGTAGTCAGAGACTTTCTCGACGCGTTTATCCGCAATTTGAGAAATGTGTACCAAGCCATCTTTACCAGGCAAGATGGTCACGAAAGCACCAAAGTCAGCAAGGCGAGCAACTTTACCTGTGTAGATGCGGCCAACTTCAACTTCTGCGGTGATTTCTTCGATACGGCGAATCGCTTCTTTTGCCGCTGTTCCTTCGGTTGCTGCAATTTTGATGGTACCGTCATCTTCGATTTCAATCGTTGTACCGGTTTCTTCTGTCAATTGACGAATAACCGCACCGCCTTTACCGATAACGTCTTTGATCTTTTCAGCACTGATCTTCATCGTGTGGATACGAGGAGCAAACTCAGAGATATCATCACGAGCGCCAGCAATGGCTTGATCCATGACAGATAGGATGTGCTTACGCGCACCTTGTGCTTGATTTAGCGCAATCTGCATGATCTCTTTCGTGATACCTTCAATCTTGATATCCATTTGTAGCGCAGTAATACCTTCATTGGTACCCGCAACTTTAAAGTCCATATCACCTAAGTGGTCTTCGTCACCTAAGATGTCAGACAGCACGACAAAATCATCGCCTTCTTTCACTAGGCCCATCGCAATACCGGCAACGGATGACTTAATTGGCACACCTGCATCCATAAGAGCAAGGGAAGTACCACATACAGAAGCCATTGATGAAGAGCCGTTAGACTCGGTAATTTCCGATACAACACGCACTGTGTATGGGAATTCATCAACCGATGGCATTACCGCAGCAATACCGCGTTTAGCCAGTTTACCGTGACCAATTTCACGACGCTTAGGTGAACCGACAAAGCCCGTTTCACCCACACAGTATGGAGGGAAGTTGTAGTGTAACAAGAAGTGGTCTTTACGCTCACCGGTCAACTCATCGATAATTTGAGCATCGCGCTGGGTACCAAGCGTCGCGGTCACCATAGCTTGGGTTTCACCACGAGTGAACAAAGCCGAACCGTGGGTACGAGGAAGTACACCCGTACGAACATCCAAAGCGCGAACCATGTCTTTTTCACGGCCATCAATACGCGGCTGACCAGAAATAATACGGCTGCGAACAACGGTTTTTTCTAGATCGTGGAAAATCGTGTGGATCTCTTTCGGGTTAAGCGTGTCATCTTCCGCCAATAGCGTTTCGCTGACTTGAGCACTGATTTGACCAATGCGTTCATAACGCGCCATCTTTTCAGTGATCTGATACGCTTCGACCAATTGCGCTTCTGCTAGCTGTGCAATTTTTGCTTTCAGCTCAGTGTTTTCCGCTGGAGCAACCCAGTCCCATGCCGGTGTTGCGACTTCTGCAGCAAACTCATTAATGGCGCTGATCACCGTTTGTTGTTGATCGTGGCCGTAAACCACAGCAGAGAGCATTTCTTCTTCTGTTAAGTTATCCGCTTCGGATTCAACCATTAATACAGCCGATTCAGTACCCGCAACCACTAAGTCTAGTTTAGAGTTTTCAAGCTCTGTGTTACTCGGGTTTAACACTAACTGACCATCGATATGACCAACGCGCGCCGCACCGATTGGGCCGTTAAATGGAATGCCTGAAATGGCCAATGCCGCAGACGTACCAATCATAGTAACAATGTCAGGTTGAACATCAGGGTTCACCGAGACAACTGTCGCAATCACTTGAACTTCGTTTTTAAACGAATCTGGGAACAGTGGGCGGATTGGGCGGTCGATAAGACGAGCGGTTAATGTTTCGCCTTCTGAAGGACGGCCTTCGCGTTTGAAGAAACCACCAGGGATTTTACCTGCCGCGTAAGTACGCTCTTGGTAGTTAACCGTTAATGGGAAGAAATCTTGGCCTTCAACGGCCTCTTTTTTACCAACCACTGAAACGAATACAGCAGTGTCATCCATGGTCACCATCACAGCAGCGGTGGCTTGGCGTGCGATAATACCAGTTTCTAAAGTAACGGTATGATTACCGTATTGAAACGTTTTTACTACGGGTTTTTCGAACATGTCTTGTCCTTTGCTCTTTGAGCCTATAAAAATTAACAAGGGCAGTGAGACATTGCTTATCGCGACTAATCCAAACAGGCTCAAATAACCTGCTTGGAATAGCCGCGACCAAATGGTCGACGTGTGATGTGACTAGCAACGCCCAAAGCCACTTATGCCATAGGATGAAACCGCTGGTTACTCCAAGTCAGTTCACCCTATTAGCATGAATAAAATCCGATGAGATTTCGCCAAATAGTATAACGATTTAATCGGCATTTGGCTAAATTTCACCAATAAAAAAGGGGCATAAAGCCCCTTTTTCAAATCATTGTTCTTTGTCTGTCGAAATTAACGACGTAGACCTAGACGCTTGATTAGGTCTTGGTAACGAGCTAGATCTTTACCTTTTAGGTAATCTAGAAGTTTACGACGACGAGAAACCATACGTAGAAGACCACGACGGCTGTGGTGATCGCCTTTGTGCTCTTGGAAGTGACCTTGTAGGTGTTTAATAGAAGCAGTAAGTAGTGCTACTTGTACTTCTGGTGAACCAGTGTCGCCTTCGCCACGTGCGTATTCAGCTACAACAGCTGCTTTAGTTTCTGCATTCAGAGACATAATTCTCTCCTAAAGAGTTGAGTTAACGTTTGTACCAGCCAATCTCTGATTCAGCCGGTACGAGGAGCGGGGATTATAGGCAATAACCTCCGCTAAAACAAGTTCAATTATCGTTGTTTATTGTTCGCGAAAAACCACTAGGCGCTTAGGGGCAATATTGCCATCGTCATTAATCACCCCAACACCGATAAATGTTTGAGATTCACCGGCGGTCAAACACACCTGGCCTGATGCCGGAGCGCCAATAACTTGGACTGGCTGGCCGTGTAGAATCATATCGGCTAATTCATCGATCAAATTGACTTTAGGCAGCGCAGCAACCGCGGTATCCATAGGCAATAGCAAAGGATCAAGTAGCGTTTTTGGCGCCACTTGACTCTCGTTGGCTTGTTCGAGTAGCGCATCGAGTTGCTCGAGCGTGACCATTTTTTCATAAGGATAATTGGCAACGGCAGTGCGGCGCAGATACGTCACATGCGCGCCACAGCCTAGCATTTCACCCAAGTCATCAACGATAGTGCGGATGTAAGTGCCCTTAGAACAATGAACGTCCATTTCGATTTCATCATTCTCATGTTTTATCAACTGGATATCATAGACGTGGATAGGACGTGCTTGACGCTCGACCTCAATCCCTTGTCTTGCATATTCATACAAGGGTTTACCTTGGTGCTTAAGTGCAGAAAACATCGAGGGAACTTGAAGAGTTTCACCGCGAAAACTCTCAACCGCTTGAGCCAATTGCTCAGGGCTAAAGTCGATTGGACGACGCTCGACAATCTCACCATCGGAGTCCGAGGTGTCGGTGCGCTCACCCAGTTTGGCAACCACGCGGTAGCGCTTGTCGGAATCAAGCAAGAATTGTGAAAACTTGGTTGCTTCACCCAAACAAATGGGCAGCATCCCCGTCGCAAGAGGATCTAACGCGCCAGTATGACCAGCTTTTTCAGCAAAAAAAGCGCGTTTCACTCTTTGTAGTACGTGATTACTCGACTCGCCAGTGGGCTTGTCTAATAATAAAACCCCATCGACGGGGCGTCCTTTACGACGACGTGCCATTACTCTTCGTCCTCGCGACCTGATGAGTGTTTTTTCTCATTGTCTTGACTGACCACTTCACTGACCAAGTTAGACATTCTCATCCCTTCAACTAGCGTCTCATCGTAATAAAAACGCACTTCGGGGGTCAGGCGTAAGCGAATGCGTTTGCCAAGCATCATTCGAATGTGGGTCTCGTGCTCACGCAGCGCTTTGAGACAGCTTTCTGGAGTCTGCTCACCCACACATAAGAAAGTAACAAATACTTTGGCGTAAGCGAGATCACGAGACACTTCAACATCGGAAACCGTGACCATGCCCAAACGAGAGTCTCTGACTTCGCGTTGTAAGATCATCGCCAATTCTTTTTGCAATTGTTGTGCGACACGTTGGGTGCGGCTGAATTCTTTTGACATAACTTTTTCTCTTTATAGAAGAATGGGGGGATGGTTATCCCAGCCCCCCATGGTGTATTTAAACAACCCGTTTGCTTAATGCAACCTGAGTGAATTAATCGATAGTACGTTTAATTTCAACGACTTCGAATACTTCAATTTGGTCACCAACGCGGACATCGTTGTAGTTTTTAACACCGATACCACACTCATAACCATTTTTCACTTCTTGCACGTCATCTTTAAAGCGACGTAGCGACTCAAGCTCACCTTCATAGATAACCACGTTATCACGAAGAACGCGAATTGGGTTATTGCGCTTGATGACACCTTCTGTGACCATACAGCCGGCAATCGCGCCCAACTTAGGTGATTTGAACACATCGCGAACTTCAGCAAGACCAATGATCTCTTGCTTAAATTCAGGCGCAAGCATACCGCTCATCGCTTGTTTCACTTCATCAATCAATTGATAAATGATTGAGTAGTAACGCAAGTCTAAGTTTTCAGTTTCAACGGTACGACGAGCAGAAGCATCAGCACGAACGTTAAAACCAACAACGATAGCGTTAGACGCAGCCGCAAGAACAGCATCAGTCTCGGTAATACCACCAACACCAGAACCAACGATATTGACTTTTACTTCATCCGTTGACAATTTCGTCAATGAATCAGCAATCGCTTCAACCGAACCTTGAACGTCTGCTTTGAGTACAATGTTCAGTTCTGCCACGTCACCAGAAGCCATATTCGAGAACATGTTCTCAAGCTTCGCTTTTTGTTGACGAGCAAGCTTAACTTCGCGGAATTTGCCTTGACGGTAGTTGGCGACTTCACGCGCTTTACGCTCATCGCGAACCACAGTGGCTTCATCACCGGCCGCTGGAACACCAGACAAGCCCAATACTTCAACAGGAATCGATGGGCCTGCTTGCATCACTTCGTTGCCGAGTTCATCACGCATTGCGCGAACGCGCCCGTACTCTTGACCACACAGAACGATATCGCCTTTGTTCAACGTACCCGATTGAACTAGGATGGTAGCGACAGGACCGCGACCTTTATCGAGGCGAGATTCTACCACCACGCCAGAGGCCATGCCTTCTTTCACTGCGTTAAGCTCTAACACTTCCGCTTGAAGAAGAATTGCTTCAAGAAGCGCATCTATGTTGGTTCCCTGTTTAGCAGAGATGTGAACAAACATGTTCTCACCGCCCCACTCTTCAGGAATAACATCAAACTGAGCAAGCTCATTTTTAACGTTGTCTGGGTTCGCTTCTTCTTTATCGATCTTGTTCACTGCAACAATAAGAGGCACACCCGCCGCTTTCGCGTGTTGGATAGCTTCTTTTGTTTGTGGCATGACGCCATCGTCTGCAGCAACAACCAGAACAACGATATCCGTCGCTTGAGCACCACGAGCACGCATAGCGGTAAAGGCCGCGTGTCCTGGGGTATCCAGGAAGGTGATCATGCCGTTATCCGTTTCTACGTGGTAAGCACCGATGTGCTGGGTAATACCACCGGCTTCTCCAGAGGCAACGTGAGCACGACGAATGTAATCCAGTGTCGACGTTTTACCGTGGTCAACGTGACCCATAATGGTCACAACCGGTGCACGAGGCACAGATTCAGCGTTGTCATCGCGATCAGAAAGTACCGCTTCTTCAAGCTCATTTTCTTTGCGCAGAACCACTTTATGGCCCATTTCCTCAGCAACTAACTGAGCTGTTTCTTGGTCGATAACTTGGTTGATGGTTGCCATAGCACCCATTTTCATCATCACTTTGATGACTTCAGTGCCTTTGACAGACATTTTTTGAGCCAGCTCAGAGACGACGATCGTTTCACCGATGACAACGTCTTGCTTAGCAACCGTTGCTGTCTTATCAAAGCCGTGCTGCATCGAAGAAGGTTTAGATGGCTTGCGATTGCGGCGATTCGCCTTATTACGCGGTTCGCGACCGCTGTTGGCATTTTCGCTGTCTTTCGAGCTTGCTTTCTTTTTCTTCTTACGACGACCGCCCTCTACGCGACGGTCTGCTTCATCTTCGGCCTCACGGGCATAACGTGAAGTCGTTACATGGTAATCTGTATCTTCCATATCACCTTTTTTCTCTTGTTCCGCAGACCAACGCTCATTATTTTGTTCAGCCAGTTGTCGAGCTTCCTGAATTTTACGCTGACTTTCTTCTTCAGCCTTACGCTTTGCCGCTTCATCCTGACGACGTTTTAGCTCTTCGGCTTCTTTTCGCGCTGCTTCTTGCTTTAATTTCTCTTCAGCGACATGGGCCGCCTCTTGATCGCGATGTGTTGCATTAGCTTCACTTTTCGCTTTTTCTTCTGCGTCACGCTTAGCGGCTTCTTCGGCCTCACGCTTCGCTTTTTGCTCAGCTTCGCGTTTGGCAGCTTCTTCCGCCTCGCGCTTTGCTGTTTCTTCTGCTTCACGCTTCGCTTTTTCTTCGGCTTCGCGTTTAGCAAGTTCTTCGGCTTCACGTTTCGCGGCTTCTTCCGCTTCGCGTTTTGCTTCTTCGTCGAGTGCACTGCGTTTTACATAAGTGCGTTTCTTGCGAACTTCGACTTGAACGTCTTTATTTTTACCACCTGCTGCACTAACACTAAGAGTACTGCGCGTTTTGCGCTGAAGTGTCAAACGAGTCGGAGCGCTCTCATCACTGGTGTCTCCGTGCTCTTTTTTCAAGTAAGTCAGTAGAGTTTGTTTCTCTGTTTGTGAAATCGTATCACTACTTGACTTGTTAATGCCAGCGTCGGCGAGTTGTTTTATCAAGCGGTCAACTGGGGTGCCAATCTCTTCACTCAGTGCTTTCACGGTAAATTCTGTCATGCCGCCTCCTCCTTGCTGATATTATGCGTCTTCTCCAAACCAACAAATATTACGAGCAGCCATAATCAGCTCTCCGGCGCGCTCTTCTGTCAGTCCATCAATACCTTCTAAATCATCGATACCTTGATCGGCTAAATCTTCCAAGGTAATGATGCCTTTAGCAGCGAATTTGAAAGCAAGCTCACGCTCTAGGCCTTCTAATGCCAGCAAGTCATCTGCAGGCTCAACATCTCCGTAAGCTTCTTCTTTTGCTAGTGCAATCGTGGTCAATGCATTTTTTGCACGGCCGCGCAGCTCTTCAACGAGATCTTCATCTAAGCCGTCGATGTCCAAAAGCTCATTGACGGGCACATAAGCAACTTCTTCAAGAGTAGAGAAACCTTCTTCAACCAGTAGTTGAGCAAAATCTTCTTCAATATCGAGATACTTCATGAAGTTTTCAATTGAGGCTTCAGACTCTTCAGCGTGTTTCTTCTGAAGATCTTCAACCGTCATGACATTGAGCTCCCAACCGGTCAGTTGAGATGCCAAACGAACGTTT from Vibrio sp. HB236076 carries:
- the infB gene encoding translation initiation factor IF-2; the encoded protein is MTEFTVKALSEEIGTPVDRLIKQLADAGINKSSSDTISQTEKQTLLTYLKKEHGDTSDESAPTRLTLQRKTRSTLSVSAAGGKNKDVQVEVRKKRTYVKRSALDEEAKREAEEAAKREAEELAKREAEEKAKREAEETAKREAEEAAKREAEQKAKREAEEAAKRDAEEKAKSEANATHRDQEAAHVAEEKLKQEAARKEAEELKRRQDEAAKRKAEEESQRKIQEARQLAEQNNERWSAEQEKKGDMEDTDYHVTTSRYAREAEDEADRRVEGGRRKKKKKASSKDSENANSGREPRNKANRRNRKPSKPSSMQHGFDKTATVAKQDVVIGETIVVSELAQKMSVKGTEVIKVMMKMGAMATINQVIDQETAQLVAEEMGHKVVLRKENELEEAVLSDRDDNAESVPRAPVVTIMGHVDHGKTSTLDYIRRAHVASGEAGGITQHIGAYHVETDNGMITFLDTPGHAAFTAMRARGAQATDIVVLVVAADDGVMPQTKEAIQHAKAAGVPLIVAVNKIDKEEANPDNVKNELAQFDVIPEEWGGENMFVHISAKQGTNIDALLEAILLQAEVLELNAVKEGMASGVVVESRLDKGRGPVATILVQSGTLNKGDIVLCGQEYGRVRAMRDELGNEVMQAGPSIPVEVLGLSGVPAAGDEATVVRDERKAREVANYRQGKFREVKLARQQKAKLENMFSNMASGDVAELNIVLKADVQGSVEAIADSLTKLSTDEVKVNIVGSGVGGITETDAVLAAASNAIVVGFNVRADASARRTVETENLDLRYYSIIYQLIDEVKQAMSGMLAPEFKQEIIGLAEVRDVFKSPKLGAIAGCMVTEGVIKRNNPIRVLRDNVVIYEGELESLRRFKDDVQEVKNGYECGIGVKNYNDVRVGDQIEVFEVVEIKRTID